Proteins from a single region of Crassaminicella profunda:
- a CDS encoding SIR2 family protein, producing MDLVNKYITNKNNIVKTAYIFETLVLNALQEYLNKENKKLISNEYGNEDKNVSFHEFDGVILEGIDGLEGQTVIEIKLYSDKNAYQRNSKKIAEVLNNKLELFPNIKSILFIFGYEFLNEEKQKLEERFQSLLKHSVKIWDIKDLCKIDSQFDSFSNNDLSKITEILVNNAVDKSLSKSSGDWKKIRQERLEELKSSYKRDELVLFLGAGVSKDAGISEWEDLISDLLVLMIKNKFSKKNISINNFETDFILKELNENSPLLQAAFIKAGLGESFEKDVSSFLYKNFNDTNKGTSKLLKAIARLCLPRRNGVGIRAVVTYNFDDLLEVNLKKYNIQYHSLYSEMDYTTLDKLGIYHVHGFLPRNPDEYEQLSEGLLVFSEDGYHNLYNDPYSWTNITQLNFLRENTTLMIGLSLTDPNLRRLLAISNRRTKATKHFAIMKKNNFSNVSTMEEIRDDILESFNIVNNELQEKFFEQLGMKIIWVEKYEEIPGLLESIKRI from the coding sequence ATGGATTTGGTAAATAAATATATAACGAACAAAAATAATATTGTTAAAACTGCATATATTTTCGAAACGTTAGTGTTAAATGCTTTACAGGAATACTTAAATAAAGAAAATAAAAAACTAATATCTAATGAGTATGGCAATGAAGATAAAAATGTCTCTTTTCATGAATTTGATGGGGTTATTTTAGAGGGAATTGATGGATTAGAAGGTCAAACTGTAATAGAAATTAAATTATATAGTGATAAGAATGCTTATCAAAGAAATTCAAAAAAAATTGCAGAAGTTTTGAACAATAAATTAGAATTATTTCCTAATATTAAAAGTATTCTATTCATATTTGGTTATGAATTTTTGAATGAAGAAAAACAAAAACTTGAAGAGAGATTTCAATCGTTACTGAAACATTCAGTGAAAATATGGGATATAAAAGATTTATGCAAAATTGATAGTCAGTTTGATAGTTTTTCTAACAATGATTTATCAAAGATTACAGAGATTTTAGTCAATAATGCGGTGGATAAAAGTTTATCGAAAAGCTCTGGTGATTGGAAAAAAATAAGACAAGAAAGATTAGAAGAATTAAAATCTAGTTATAAACGAGATGAGTTAGTTTTATTTTTAGGTGCAGGTGTATCAAAAGATGCTGGAATTAGTGAGTGGGAGGATTTAATATCTGATTTATTGGTGTTGATGATCAAAAATAAGTTTTCAAAAAAGAATATATCCATCAATAATTTTGAAACGGATTTTATTTTAAAAGAATTGAATGAAAACTCACCATTATTACAAGCAGCTTTTATTAAGGCAGGATTAGGAGAATCATTTGAAAAAGATGTTTCAAGTTTCCTCTATAAAAATTTTAATGATACAAATAAAGGAACTTCTAAACTATTAAAAGCAATTGCAAGGTTATGTTTACCTAGGAGAAATGGTGTTGGGATTAGAGCTGTAGTTACATATAACTTTGATGATTTACTAGAAGTAAATCTTAAAAAATATAATATTCAATACCATTCTCTTTATAGTGAAATGGATTATACAACACTAGATAAATTAGGGATTTATCATGTACATGGATTTTTACCGCGTAACCCAGATGAATATGAACAATTATCGGAAGGCTTATTAGTATTTTCAGAAGATGGATACCATAACTTATATAATGATCCCTACTCATGGACGAACATTACACAATTAAATTTTTTAAGAGAAAATACCACATTAATGATCGGTTTATCTCTTACTGATCCTAATTTAAGAAGATTATTAGCCATAAGTAATCGTAGAACAAAAGCAACAAAACATTTTGCAATTATGAAGAAAAATAATTTTTCGAATGTCTCTACCATGGAGGAAATTAGAGATGATATACTTGAATCATTTAATATTGTTAATAATGAGTTACAAGAGAAATTTTTCGAACAATTGGGGATGAAGATTATTTGGGTAGAAAAGTATGAGGAAATTCCTGGGTTGTTGGAGAGTATTAAAAGGATTTGA
- a CDS encoding MBL fold metallo-hydrolase gives MKIIKVKGNTFCIDTGMTYIPFYKMNDKDIIMLDSGWAQGEREGIDALLEKNNFKVVGIICSHIHIDHIGNVKYFKNKYNCKIAMAAYEAFICSSLVNLKVYYGSQTLSGVEEHFGHMVLETDIMVFDDQENINMFGTEFKILHTPGHSPAHICITTPDDVAYVGDALISYEVMEGAKMPYAFILREDLESKKKLYDLKCSKYVVAHKGMYDDITKLIGDNIDFYKGRADSVYDVIDGAMTKEDIMKSIIKNWNIGVKSIYKYAVVEKMLKSYVEYLNETGRIKLIMDNGFLKYIKE, from the coding sequence ATGAAAATCATAAAAGTAAAGGGAAATACATTTTGTATTGATACGGGAATGACATACATCCCCTTTTATAAGATGAATGATAAAGATATTATTATGTTAGATTCGGGATGGGCACAAGGAGAGAGAGAAGGAATAGATGCACTTTTGGAAAAAAACAATTTTAAGGTAGTGGGGATAATATGTAGTCATATTCATATAGATCATATAGGAAACGTTAAATATTTTAAGAATAAATATAATTGTAAGATTGCTATGGCAGCCTATGAGGCATTTATTTGTAGTTCGTTAGTTAATTTAAAGGTTTATTATGGGAGTCAAACATTATCTGGAGTAGAAGAACATTTTGGACATATGGTTCTTGAAACGGATATAATGGTTTTTGATGATCAAGAAAATATAAATATGTTTGGTACTGAATTTAAAATTCTACATACGCCAGGACATAGCCCTGCACATATATGTATTACGACGCCTGATGATGTTGCCTATGTGGGTGATGCTCTTATAAGTTATGAAGTTATGGAGGGCGCAAAAATGCCCTATGCTTTTATATTGAGAGAAGATCTAGAAAGCAAAAAAAAGCTATATGATTTAAAATGTAGCAAATATGTAGTAGCCCATAAAGGAATGTATGATGATATTACAAAACTAATAGGAGATAATATAGATTTTTATAAGGGTAGGGCAGACAGCGTATATGATGTGATAGATGGTGCTATGACAAAGGAAGATATTATGAAATCTATTATTAAAAATTGGAATATTGGTGTAAAGAGCATATATAAATATGCTGTAGTAGAGAAAATGTTAAAATCCTATGTTGAATATTTGAACGAAACAGGAAGGATTAAGTTAATTATGGATAATGGATTTCTAAAATATATAAAGGAATAG
- a CDS encoding glutamate synthase subunit beta — MNNQPGFKMYNRKNAKKIPADERIKNYKSFYIPQSEEEIKKQASRCMDCGIAFCNNACPLGNVLPDLNYLVSHNHWKKAFDILQSTNNFPEFTGRLCPALCEASCCLGVHQEPMTNREIELSIIEKGFEEGWVKPLAPVIRTGRKVAIIGSGPSGLATAQQLARAGHHVTIFERAENIGGILALGIPDYKLEKWVIDRRIKQMEEEGIRFITNTNVGIDISVEALKEKYDAICLAGGSTVPRDLDVEGRVLDGIHFAMDYLTQQNRINQGNEIPNAERIDASGKSVVIIGGGDTGADCLGVAIRQGAKQVYQLELMPQPPEKRTEKMPWPTWPMILRTNTSHEEGGKRQWSIATKYFSGEDGKVQKIHCIKLQWTEDTNGHRKMEEIPGTEFTLDAELVLFAMGFLHPEQSNLLEKLGVEVDKRKNVKTDNHHMTNISGIFACGDMRTGQSLVCKAIHDGRSAAEAIDAYLKNQ, encoded by the coding sequence ATGAATAATCAACCAGGATTCAAAATGTATAATCGCAAAAATGCAAAAAAAATCCCTGCTGATGAAAGAATTAAAAATTATAAAAGTTTCTATATTCCTCAATCAGAAGAAGAAATAAAAAAACAAGCATCTCGTTGTATGGATTGTGGCATAGCCTTTTGCAACAATGCTTGCCCTCTAGGAAATGTTTTGCCTGATTTAAATTATTTGGTTTCTCATAATCATTGGAAAAAAGCCTTCGATATTTTGCAAAGCACGAATAATTTCCCTGAGTTTACAGGAAGACTCTGTCCTGCTTTATGTGAAGCATCCTGCTGTCTAGGAGTTCATCAAGAACCCATGACGAATCGAGAAATCGAACTGAGTATTATCGAAAAAGGATTTGAAGAAGGTTGGGTAAAACCTTTAGCTCCTGTAATACGAACTGGTCGCAAGGTTGCCATTATAGGTTCTGGTCCTTCAGGACTTGCAACAGCCCAACAACTTGCAAGAGCAGGTCATCATGTAACTATATTTGAAAGAGCTGAAAATATAGGTGGCATTTTAGCTTTGGGTATTCCAGATTATAAACTAGAAAAATGGGTCATTGATCGAAGAATTAAGCAAATGGAAGAAGAAGGCATTCGCTTTATCACCAATACAAATGTAGGAATCGATATTTCTGTTGAAGCATTAAAAGAAAAATATGACGCTATTTGCTTAGCAGGTGGATCAACTGTACCTCGAGATTTAGATGTAGAAGGAAGAGTTTTAGATGGGATTCATTTTGCAATGGATTATTTAACTCAACAAAACCGCATCAATCAAGGGAATGAAATTCCTAATGCAGAACGTATTGATGCTTCTGGAAAAAGTGTTGTCATTATCGGAGGAGGCGACACAGGTGCAGATTGCCTTGGTGTAGCAATCCGTCAAGGAGCAAAACAAGTTTATCAATTAGAATTAATGCCTCAGCCACCAGAAAAAAGGACTGAAAAGATGCCATGGCCTACTTGGCCTATGATTCTACGCACCAACACCTCTCATGAAGAGGGTGGTAAAAGACAGTGGAGTATTGCAACAAAATATTTTTCTGGAGAAGATGGCAAGGTTCAAAAAATTCATTGTATAAAGTTACAATGGACGGAAGATACTAATGGCCATCGAAAAATGGAAGAAATCCCAGGAACCGAATTTACATTAGATGCAGAGCTTGTTCTCTTTGCTATGGGATTCCTTCATCCAGAACAGTCCAATCTTCTTGAAAAACTCGGTGTTGAAGTTGATAAAAGAAAAAATGTCAAAACAGATAACCATCATATGACAAATATTTCAGGGATATTTGCTTGTGGAGACATGAGAACAGGTCAATCCCTTGTATGCAAAGCTATTCATGATGGTAGATCAGCAGCAGAAGCTATAGATGCATACCTGAAAAATCAATAA
- a CDS encoding urocanate hydratase, whose product MFTNGDVRQAMQIKLDAVLPDYPEFMEGIRRAPKREFTLTKEETELALKNALRYIPEELHEKLAPEFLEELLTRGRIYGYRFRPEGKIKGKSINEYKGKCIEGKAFQVMIDNNLDFDIALYPYELVTYGETGQVCQNWMQYRLIKKYLEALTQDQTLVIHSGHPVGLFHSKPEAPRVILTNGLMVGMFDDQENWHRAAALGVANYGQMTAGGWMYIGPQGIVHGTYSTILNAGRLKLGISSDSDLRGKLFITSGLGGMSGAQGKSVEIANGVGIIAEVDQSRINTRYEQGWVSKVAQTSEEAFKLAKEYMEKEEPCAIAFHGNIVDLLEYAVKENIHIDLLSDQTSCHAVYDGGYCPQGLTFEERTEMLATDKAQFRKLVDKTLRHHFELIKELVNKGVYFFDYGNAFMKAIYDSGVKEISKNGRDEKDGFIWPSYVEDILGPQLFDYGYGPFRWVCLSGKHEDLLKTDRAAMECIDENRRYQDYDNYVWIRDADKNKLVVGTQARILYQDALGRMNIALKFNEMVRNGEIGPVMLGRDHHDTGGTDSPFRETSNIKDGSNIMADMATHCFAGNAARGMSLIALHNGGGVGIGKSINGGFGMVLDGSQRVDDILRSAMPWDVMGGVARRAWARNENAISTCVEYNGMRKGTDHITLPYIPKEDLVEGLVEGAFEKLNK is encoded by the coding sequence ATGTTTACAAATGGTGATGTAAGGCAAGCCATGCAAATTAAATTAGATGCAGTATTACCAGATTATCCTGAATTTATGGAGGGCATTAGACGTGCACCAAAGAGAGAATTTACATTGACAAAGGAAGAAACAGAGCTAGCTCTTAAAAATGCTCTTCGCTACATTCCAGAAGAGTTACATGAAAAATTAGCACCAGAATTTTTAGAAGAGTTACTTACGAGAGGAAGAATTTATGGATATCGTTTCCGTCCAGAAGGAAAAATAAAAGGGAAGTCCATCAATGAATACAAGGGAAAATGTATCGAAGGAAAAGCTTTTCAAGTAATGATTGACAACAATCTAGATTTTGATATTGCTCTTTATCCTTATGAGCTTGTTACCTATGGAGAGACTGGGCAAGTATGTCAAAACTGGATGCAGTATCGTTTGATTAAGAAATATTTAGAAGCGTTAACACAAGATCAAACATTAGTCATCCATTCAGGACATCCAGTTGGATTATTTCACTCAAAACCAGAAGCACCAAGAGTAATCCTTACAAATGGATTGATGGTTGGTATGTTTGATGATCAAGAAAATTGGCACAGAGCAGCTGCACTTGGAGTTGCTAATTATGGACAGATGACAGCAGGAGGCTGGATGTATATAGGGCCACAAGGAATCGTTCATGGAACTTATAGTACCATTTTAAATGCAGGGAGATTAAAATTAGGTATTTCATCAGATAGTGATTTAAGAGGAAAATTATTTATAACATCTGGTCTTGGTGGTATGAGTGGAGCACAAGGAAAGTCTGTAGAAATTGCAAATGGAGTAGGAATCATTGCAGAGGTAGATCAATCAAGAATAAATACAAGATATGAACAAGGATGGGTTAGTAAAGTTGCACAGACATCAGAGGAAGCATTTAAGCTAGCAAAAGAATATATGGAAAAAGAAGAGCCTTGTGCTATTGCTTTCCATGGAAATATTGTTGATTTATTAGAATATGCAGTAAAAGAAAATATTCATATAGATTTATTATCGGATCAAACTTCCTGCCATGCTGTGTATGATGGAGGATATTGCCCACAGGGACTAACCTTTGAAGAACGTACAGAAATGTTAGCTACAGATAAAGCTCAATTTAGAAAATTAGTAGATAAAACCTTAAGACATCATTTTGAATTAATTAAAGAACTTGTTAATAAGGGTGTATATTTCTTTGATTATGGGAATGCATTCATGAAAGCTATTTATGATTCAGGGGTAAAAGAGATTTCTAAAAATGGTAGAGATGAAAAAGATGGATTTATTTGGCCATCTTATGTAGAAGATATTTTAGGACCACAATTATTTGATTATGGTTATGGACCATTTAGATGGGTGTGCTTAAGTGGAAAACATGAAGATTTATTAAAAACAGACAGGGCGGCTATGGAGTGTATTGATGAAAATAGAAGATATCAAGATTATGATAATTATGTATGGATTAGAGATGCAGATAAAAATAAATTGGTTGTAGGAACACAGGCAAGGATTCTTTATCAAGATGCATTAGGAAGAATGAATATAGCCCTTAAATTCAACGAAATGGTAAGAAATGGAGAAATCGGGCCAGTTATGCTTGGTCGTGACCATCATGATACAGGTGGAACAGATTCCCCATTTAGAGAAACTTCTAATATTAAAGATGGAAGCAATATTATGGCAGATATGGCAACTCATTGCTTTGCTGGAAATGCTGCAAGGGGTATGAGTTTGATAGCTCTTCATAATGGTGGCGGAGTAGGTATTGGTAAATCTATTAATGGTGGATTTGGTATGGTTCTTGATGGTAGTCAAAGGGTTGATGACATTTTAAGATCAGCAATGCCTTGGGATGTAATGGGTGGTGTTGCAAGACGTGCTTGGGCAAGAAATGAAAATGCTATCAGTACATGTGTTGAATACAATGGAATGAGAAAAGGAACAGATCATATTACACTACCATATATTCCAAAAGAAGATTTAGTAGAGGGATTAGTGGAAGGTGCTTTTGAGAAATTGAATAAATAA
- the hutI gene encoding imidazolonepropionase encodes MKNNMIIKNASQVVTCSGFKGKHGKEMSELHVIENGAVIIEKGIIQAIGKTDEVLKNIDESNYTIIDAKGKAVLPGFVDSHTHFVFGGYRAEEFGWRLRGDSYMDIMKRGGGIVNTVEATRGASKEELINLGKKRLDSMLSFGVTTVEGKSGYGLDCDTEIKQLEVMEELEKSHPIDIVKTYLGAHAVPKEYKGNEDAFIDDIIENVLPVVVERNLAEFCDVFCEKNVFSIEQSRKLLTSAKEMGMKLKLHADEIVRFGGSELAAELGAVSADHLLQASDEGIKAMAESGVVSTLLPCTAFSLKEEYARGRYMIDQNCAVALATDLNPGSCFTESIPLVFALATLYMHMTIEEAITALTINGAAAVGRADKIGSIDVGKKGDLVILEFPSYEFIPYHIGVSTVEKVIKDGIVVIDKAK; translated from the coding sequence ATGAAAAATAATATGATTATAAAAAATGCTTCTCAAGTAGTAACTTGTAGTGGATTCAAAGGAAAGCATGGAAAAGAAATGTCAGAGCTTCATGTGATTGAAAATGGAGCAGTAATCATTGAAAAAGGAATCATACAAGCTATAGGAAAAACGGATGAAGTTTTAAAGAATATAGATGAATCTAATTATACGATAATTGATGCAAAGGGAAAAGCCGTTTTACCAGGATTTGTAGACTCTCATACCCACTTTGTATTTGGTGGATATCGTGCAGAAGAATTTGGGTGGAGACTCAGAGGCGACAGCTATATGGATATTATGAAAAGAGGCGGAGGGATTGTAAACACAGTAGAAGCTACTAGAGGCGCATCAAAAGAAGAACTTATAAACCTTGGAAAGAAAAGGTTAGATAGCATGCTTTCCTTTGGGGTAACAACTGTTGAAGGAAAAAGTGGTTATGGATTAGATTGTGATACAGAAATCAAACAGCTAGAAGTAATGGAAGAATTAGAAAAAAGTCATCCCATAGATATTGTAAAAACCTATTTAGGAGCCCATGCAGTTCCTAAAGAATATAAGGGGAATGAAGATGCATTTATTGATGATATCATTGAAAATGTGCTACCAGTAGTAGTAGAGAGAAATCTAGCAGAGTTTTGTGATGTTTTCTGCGAGAAAAATGTATTTTCTATTGAACAGTCAAGAAAACTTCTAACAAGTGCGAAAGAAATGGGTATGAAATTAAAGCTTCATGCAGATGAAATTGTAAGATTCGGAGGATCTGAACTTGCAGCAGAACTAGGAGCTGTATCTGCTGATCATTTACTTCAAGCATCGGATGAAGGCATTAAAGCTATGGCAGAGAGTGGTGTTGTATCAACTCTTCTACCTTGTACAGCCTTTAGTTTAAAGGAAGAATACGCAAGGGGCAGATATATGATTGATCAAAATTGTGCAGTAGCCTTGGCGACAGATTTGAACCCAGGAAGCTGCTTTACAGAATCTATTCCTTTGGTATTTGCTTTAGCTACATTGTATATGCATATGACCATTGAAGAAGCTATAACAGCTCTTACCATTAATGGGGCAGCAGCAGTAGGAAGAGCAGATAAAATCGGTAGTATTGATGTAGGGAAGAAGGGCGATTTAGTCATATTAGAATTTCCATCTTATGAGTTTATTCCTTATCATATAGGGGTAAGCACTGTTGAGAAGGTTATAAAGGATGGGATAGTAGTAATTGATAAGGCCAAATAA
- a CDS encoding formate--tetrahydrofolate ligase has translation MGTKVPSDIEIAQQSNMKPIAEIAKEWDILEDELELYGKYKAKINLDIFDRLKDQPDGKLILVTAINPTSAGEGKSTTGVGLGQALNQIGKRAVIALREPSLGPVFGIKGGAAGGGYAQVVPMEDINLHFTGDMHAITTANNLLSAAIDNHIHQENVLRIDSRQIVWKRVLDMNDRSLRNVVVGLGGKPNGFTRQDGFMITVASEVMAVLCLAEDLMDLKERFGRMIVAYNMDGEPVTAKALGVHGAMALLFKDAIKPNLVQTLENTPALIHGGPFANIAHGCNSILATKLGLKLGEYLVTEAGFGADLGAEKFLNIKCRYGGLTPAAVVVVATIRALKMHGGVKKTELGKENLESLDCGFANLEKQVENIKKFGLPVLVAVNKFMSDTDAEINLLMKKCEEIGVEVALNEVWEKGGEGGIEMAEKLVQMTDHEKPKFTYLYEVEESIKDKVNKIVTEIYGGKGVNFTNKAIKQIKKLEEMGLDKLPICMAKTQYSLSDDKNLLGAPKDFEITVREVKVSAGAGFIVCLTGDIMTMPGLPKVPSANKMDIDEDGKIIGLF, from the coding sequence ATGGGCACAAAGGTTCCAAGTGATATAGAAATTGCACAACAGAGTAATATGAAGCCTATTGCAGAAATTGCAAAAGAGTGGGATATTTTAGAGGATGAATTAGAATTATATGGAAAATATAAAGCAAAAATTAATTTAGATATATTTGATCGATTAAAAGATCAACCAGATGGAAAATTGATTTTGGTGACAGCAATTAATCCAACATCAGCAGGAGAAGGAAAATCTACTACGGGAGTGGGTCTTGGGCAAGCTCTTAACCAAATAGGAAAAAGAGCAGTTATTGCACTAAGAGAGCCATCTTTAGGACCTGTATTTGGGATAAAAGGGGGAGCTGCTGGAGGAGGATATGCTCAAGTAGTACCTATGGAAGACATTAACCTTCATTTTACAGGAGATATGCATGCCATTACTACTGCAAATAATTTATTGTCAGCAGCCATTGACAATCATATCCATCAAGAAAACGTATTAAGAATTGATTCTAGACAAATTGTTTGGAAAAGAGTATTGGATATGAATGACCGTAGTTTAAGAAATGTTGTAGTAGGTCTTGGTGGAAAGCCTAATGGATTTACTCGACAAGATGGATTCATGATTACAGTAGCATCTGAGGTTATGGCAGTATTATGCTTAGCAGAAGATTTGATGGATTTAAAGGAACGCTTTGGAAGAATGATTGTTGCTTATAATATGGATGGAGAACCGGTGACGGCAAAGGCATTAGGGGTTCATGGAGCTATGGCATTATTATTTAAAGATGCCATAAAACCAAATCTTGTTCAGACTTTAGAGAATACACCAGCACTGATTCATGGGGGACCTTTTGCAAATATTGCACACGGATGTAATAGTATATTGGCAACAAAATTAGGGTTAAAGCTTGGGGAGTACTTAGTTACAGAAGCTGGTTTTGGTGCTGATTTGGGAGCTGAAAAATTCTTAAATATCAAATGTAGATATGGAGGATTAACACCAGCAGCTGTTGTAGTTGTGGCAACTATTAGAGCACTTAAAATGCATGGAGGAGTGAAAAAGACTGAATTAGGAAAAGAAAATCTTGAGAGCTTGGATTGTGGTTTTGCAAATTTAGAGAAACAAGTTGAAAATATCAAAAAATTTGGATTACCTGTACTGGTAGCTGTAAATAAATTTATGAGTGATACAGATGCTGAAATCAATTTACTCATGAAGAAATGTGAAGAAATAGGCGTTGAAGTTGCACTAAATGAAGTCTGGGAAAAAGGTGGAGAAGGCGGTATTGAGATGGCAGAAAAGCTTGTTCAAATGACGGATCATGAAAAGCCTAAGTTTACCTATCTTTATGAAGTAGAGGAGTCTATAAAGGATAAAGTAAACAAAATTGTAACAGAGATCTATGGTGGAAAAGGGGTTAATTTTACTAATAAAGCAATAAAACAAATAAAAAAATTAGAAGAGATGGGATTAGACAAACTTCCGATTTGTATGGCAAAGACTCAGTATTCTTTATCAGATGATAAAAATCTATTAGGAGCACCAAAGGATTTTGAAATTACAGTAAGAGAAGTAAAGGTATCTGCTGGAGCTGGATTTATCGTTTGTTTAACTGGAGATATTATGACAATGCCAGGGCTTCCAAAGGTTCCATCTGCTAATAAGATGGATATTGATGAAGATGGAAAAATTATTGGATTATTTTAA
- a CDS encoding cyclodeaminase/cyclohydrolase family protein codes for MLVNMNVKEFLDKTASNEPVPGGGSIAALSGAISAALTEMVSNLTIGKKKYAEVEEEMKVIREKAEKYRTKFVEDIDKDSDAFNEVMKAFKLPKETDEEKQARKTTIQEATKKATLVPLEVGKDAFEIMTIIEKIVVKGNQNAVTDGAVAAMMARTAVLSALYNVKINLGSIKDEAFVEKVTKEVKELEEQVGKVEKHILSKVVL; via the coding sequence ATGCTAGTAAATATGAATGTAAAAGAATTTTTAGATAAAACAGCGTCTAATGAACCTGTTCCAGGGGGAGGAAGTATTGCAGCCCTTAGTGGTGCTATATCAGCTGCCCTTACAGAAATGGTTTCAAACTTGACTATAGGGAAGAAAAAATATGCAGAAGTAGAAGAAGAAATGAAGGTAATTAGAGAAAAGGCAGAAAAATATAGAACAAAGTTTGTAGAGGACATTGATAAAGATTCAGATGCCTTTAATGAGGTAATGAAAGCTTTTAAATTGCCAAAAGAAACAGATGAAGAAAAACAAGCTCGAAAAACAACGATACAAGAAGCTACGAAAAAAGCAACACTCGTTCCACTTGAGGTAGGGAAGGATGCTTTTGAAATTATGACCATTATCGAAAAGATCGTTGTAAAGGGGAATCAAAATGCTGTTACAGATGGTGCTGTAGCCGCTATGATGGCAAGAACAGCAGTATTATCTGCTTTATATAATGTGAAAATTAACTTAGGTTCTATTAAGGATGAAGCTTTTGTAGAGAAAGTAACAAAAGAAGTAAAAGAGCTTGAAGAACAAGTTGGAAAAGTAGAAAAGCATATTTTATCAAAGGTTGTATTATAA
- the ftcD gene encoding glutamate formimidoyltransferase produces the protein MADIKKIVECVPNFSEGRDLEKIEKIVSPLRGKENVKLLNYEADKDYNRVVVTVMGEPQAVKEAVLEAIGVATEVIDLNTHEGQHSRMGATDVVPFIPIKNMSMTETVELAKEMAKEMNERFDVPVFLYEKAASKPERENLAKVRKGQFEGMPEKLKDPEWYPDFGKSEIHPTAGVTAVGARMPLVAYNIDLDTQNIEIANKISKAIRHSSGGFRYIKAGGVEIKERGITQVTMNITDYTKTSIYRVFETVKMEAKRYGVNVLGSEIIGLVPMEALVDTAAYYLGLYGFSMDKVIETNLME, from the coding sequence ATGGCAGATATAAAAAAAATAGTAGAATGTGTACCCAATTTTAGTGAAGGTAGAGATTTAGAAAAAATAGAAAAAATCGTATCACCTCTTAGGGGAAAAGAAAATGTTAAGCTTTTAAATTATGAGGCAGATAAGGATTACAATAGAGTAGTTGTAACGGTAATGGGAGAACCACAAGCAGTAAAAGAAGCAGTTCTAGAAGCCATTGGGGTTGCTACAGAAGTAATTGATTTGAATACTCATGAAGGACAGCATTCTAGAATGGGAGCAACAGATGTAGTACCTTTTATTCCAATTAAAAATATGAGCATGACAGAGACAGTAGAGTTAGCAAAGGAAATGGCAAAAGAAATGAACGAAAGATTTGACGTACCAGTATTTTTATATGAAAAGGCAGCAAGTAAGCCTGAAAGAGAAAATCTTGCAAAGGTTCGAAAAGGACAATTTGAAGGAATGCCAGAAAAGCTAAAAGATCCTGAGTGGTATCCTGACTTTGGAAAGTCAGAAATTCATCCAACAGCAGGGGTTACAGCAGTAGGAGCAAGAATGCCATTAGTTGCTTATAACATCGATTTAGATACACAAAATATTGAAATTGCTAATAAAATTTCAAAAGCTATTAGACATTCAAGTGGTGGATTTAGGTACATAAAGGCAGGTGGCGTTGAAATCAAAGAAAGAGGAATTACGCAGGTAACTATGAATATAACAGATTATACAAAAACTTCCATCTACAGAGTGTTTGAGACAGTAAAAATGGAAGCTAAAAGATATGGAGTAAATGTTTTAGGAAGTGAGATCATAGGGCTTGTGCCTATGGAGGCTTTAGTCGACACAGCAGCTTATTATTTAGGGCTTTATGGTTTTTCAATGGATAAAGTGATTGAAACTAATTTAATGGAGTAA